A region from the Methylovorus glucosotrophus genome encodes:
- a CDS encoding diacylglycerol kinase, whose amino-acid sequence MESPYKGKTGLRRLINAFGYSMAGLKAAYTNEDAFRQEVLMTIVLVPLALYLGESGIAKAAMIASVLLVVIVELLNSSIEATVDRISLENHMLAKRAKDIGSAAVLISLINLAVVWLLILLG is encoded by the coding sequence ATGGAAAGTCCATACAAGGGAAAAACCGGATTACGCCGCCTGATCAATGCATTCGGCTACTCCATGGCCGGGCTGAAGGCCGCTTATACCAATGAAGATGCCTTCCGTCAGGAAGTGCTGATGACCATTGTCCTGGTGCCGCTGGCCCTGTATCTGGGCGAGAGTGGCATTGCCAAGGCTGCCATGATCGCCAGTGTATTGCTGGTCGTCATTGTCGAGCTGCTTAATTCTTCCATCGAAGCCACGGTAGATCGCATCTCCCTCGAAAACCACATGCTTGCCAAGCGCGCCAAGGATATCGGCAGTGCGGCGGTACTGATCAGCCTGATCAATCTGGCCGTGGTCTGGCTGCTGATTCTACTGGGCTAA